In Dyella terrae, one DNA window encodes the following:
- a CDS encoding TetR/AcrR family transcriptional regulator, translating into MTSAKTPRRASGKRGAGRPGRDEPDLRARLLDVAINRFAQEGIAATSLRTIAQEAGVTPAMLHYYFGDKQALKQALIQERLLPALAPTRAALAEKLYPADLIATFVGGMSEVVSRNPWLPPLWVREVLCEGGELREILFSEILPNLPRMLAQRFAQAQENGLLNRALDPRLLVVSLVGLTLFPAAGAPIWRRVFEADDLDPQAMARHTLALLSSGIAAPNEESSP; encoded by the coding sequence ATGACTTCAGCCAAGACCCCTCGACGCGCCAGCGGCAAGCGTGGCGCCGGACGCCCCGGCCGGGACGAGCCGGACCTGCGGGCGCGCCTGCTGGACGTGGCGATCAATCGCTTTGCCCAGGAAGGCATTGCGGCCACGTCGCTACGGACGATTGCGCAGGAAGCCGGGGTGACGCCGGCCATGCTCCACTACTACTTCGGCGACAAGCAGGCACTCAAACAGGCCCTGATCCAGGAGCGCCTGTTGCCGGCGCTGGCTCCTACCCGTGCGGCGCTGGCGGAGAAGCTCTATCCCGCGGACCTCATCGCCACCTTCGTGGGCGGCATGAGCGAAGTGGTCTCCCGCAATCCGTGGCTTCCGCCGCTTTGGGTGAGGGAAGTCCTCTGCGAAGGCGGCGAACTGCGCGAGATCCTCTTCAGCGAGATCCTCCCGAACCTTCCCCGCATGTTGGCGCAGCGATTCGCGCAGGCGCAGGAAAACGGCCTGCTCAATCGCGCGCTCGATCCGCGTCTGCTGGTCGTGTCGCTCGTCGGCCTGACGCTGTTTCCCGCTGCAGGCGCACCCATCTGGCGACGCGTATTCGAGGCGGACGATCTCGATCCCCAGGCCATGGCCCGGCACACGCTTGCCTTGTTGTCGTCAGGCATCGCCGCTCCAAACGAGGAGTCCTCTCCATGA
- a CDS encoding PhoH family protein — protein sequence MTELNQRDFALEPEDNARLANLCGPFDEHLRQIELRLGVELNHRGNLFQVIGEEAATRAAEKVLQALYATTDNESLTGARINLHLAESGIDAITAEAAEGAQEVVIKVKRGVIKGRGPNQARYLHAITSHDINFGVGPAGTGKTYLAVASAVEALEANRVQRLLLVRPAVEAGEKLGFLPGDLSQKVDPYLRPLYDALYEMLGFEKVAKLIERNVIEIAPLAYMRGRTLNDSYVILDEAQNTTVEQMKMFLTRIGFGSVAVITGDVSQIDLPRHVRSGLRHAIEVLRGVDGISFTFFTSRDVVRHPLVAKIVRAYEAFEQASEEQR from the coding sequence ATGACTGAGCTCAATCAGCGCGACTTCGCGCTAGAACCCGAAGACAACGCCCGCCTCGCCAACCTCTGCGGCCCCTTTGACGAACATCTGCGGCAGATCGAACTGCGCCTGGGCGTGGAACTGAACCATCGCGGCAACCTGTTCCAGGTGATCGGCGAGGAGGCGGCCACGCGGGCCGCCGAAAAGGTCCTGCAGGCGCTTTACGCCACCACCGACAACGAATCGCTGACCGGCGCGCGCATCAATCTGCATCTGGCCGAATCCGGTATCGACGCCATCACCGCCGAAGCCGCTGAAGGCGCGCAAGAGGTGGTGATCAAGGTCAAGCGCGGCGTGATCAAGGGCCGCGGCCCAAACCAGGCGCGCTACCTGCATGCCATTACGTCGCATGACATCAACTTCGGCGTCGGCCCCGCCGGTACCGGCAAGACGTATCTTGCCGTCGCCAGCGCCGTCGAAGCACTGGAAGCCAACCGCGTCCAGCGCTTGCTGCTGGTGCGCCCCGCCGTCGAAGCCGGCGAGAAGCTTGGCTTCCTGCCGGGTGACCTGTCGCAAAAAGTCGACCCCTACCTGCGCCCGCTCTACGACGCGCTTTACGAAATGCTCGGCTTCGAAAAAGTCGCCAAGCTGATCGAGCGCAACGTCATCGAGATCGCGCCGCTGGCTTATATGCGCGGCCGAACGCTCAACGACTCCTACGTCATCCTCGATGAAGCCCAGAACACCACTGTTGAGCAGATGAAGATGTTCCTCACCCGCATCGGCTTCGGCTCGGTGGCCGTGATCACCGGCGACGTCAGCCAGATCGACCTGCCCCGCCATGTGCGCTCGGGCCTGCGCCATGCCATCGAAGTGCTGCGTGGCGTCGACGGCATCAGCTTTACGTTCTTCACCTCGCGTGACGTGGTTCGCCACCCGCTGGTGGCCAAGATCGTCCGCGCCTACGAGGCCTTCGAGCAGGCCAGCGAGGAACAGCGGTGA
- the ybeY gene encoding rRNA maturation RNase YbeY gives MSREAPELQLTVGYGAPRAGVPSAASFRQWVEAALHGARRRKATELSIRIVDAGEGQALNRDYRGKDYATNVLSFPAELPPGVKLPLIGDLAICAPVVAREAVEQGKKPRDHWAHMTVHGVLHLLGYDHIEDDEAEKMEALETRVLAGLGIADPYQEH, from the coding sequence GTGAGCCGCGAAGCCCCCGAGCTCCAGCTGACCGTAGGCTATGGCGCACCCCGCGCCGGCGTGCCCTCGGCCGCCAGCTTCCGGCAGTGGGTTGAGGCGGCCTTGCATGGCGCGCGCCGGCGCAAGGCCACCGAACTCTCGATCCGCATCGTCGATGCCGGGGAAGGCCAGGCCCTCAACCGTGACTACCGCGGCAAGGACTACGCCACCAACGTGCTCTCCTTCCCCGCCGAACTGCCGCCGGGGGTGAAGCTTCCCCTGATCGGCGACCTCGCCATCTGCGCGCCGGTCGTTGCCCGCGAGGCCGTCGAACAGGGCAAAAAGCCCCGCGACCATTGGGCTCACATGACCGTCCATGGCGTGCTCCACCTCCTCGGCTACGACCACATCGAAGACGACGAGGCGGAAAAAATGGAGGCACTGGAGACCCGCGTGCTGGCGGGCCTGGGGATCGCCGATCCGTATCAGGAGCACTGA
- a CDS encoding HlyC/CorC family transporter, protein MNEDPGSTSGPAHRKWWDRLGHLFSGEPRNRQELIEELRTAQANGLMSNDTLTMVEGAIKVTELSVDDVMVPRAQIVMLSADAPLREILDTVVESGHSRFPVHGDDKDEILGILLAKDLLRFVGNDEPFSIGSILRPAVLIPEAMRLNVLLAEFRHTRNHMALVVDEYGGVAGLITIEDVLEQIVGEIDDEHDDEVEPELMHEQAGGGWLVSALTPIADFNEQSGSSFSDEEFDTVGGMATSEFGHLPEVGEEIAIGDYLFHVTEADDRRVQEFRVSRLAAE, encoded by the coding sequence ATGAACGAGGACCCTGGCAGTACCAGCGGCCCGGCTCACCGCAAGTGGTGGGATCGACTGGGCCACCTGTTTTCCGGCGAACCGCGCAATCGCCAGGAGCTCATTGAAGAGCTGCGCACGGCACAGGCCAACGGCCTGATGTCCAACGACACCCTGACCATGGTCGAGGGTGCCATCAAGGTCACCGAACTGAGCGTGGACGATGTCATGGTCCCGCGCGCGCAGATCGTGATGCTTTCGGCCGACGCCCCCCTGCGCGAGATCCTCGACACCGTCGTGGAATCCGGCCACTCCCGCTTCCCCGTGCACGGCGACGACAAGGACGAGATCCTTGGCATCCTGCTGGCCAAGGATCTGCTGCGATTCGTCGGCAACGACGAGCCTTTCAGCATCGGCAGCATCCTGCGCCCTGCCGTGCTCATCCCCGAGGCCATGCGCCTCAACGTGCTGCTGGCCGAGTTCCGCCACACCCGCAACCACATGGCGCTGGTGGTGGATGAGTACGGTGGCGTCGCAGGCCTCATAACCATCGAGGACGTGCTCGAACAGATCGTCGGCGAGATCGACGACGAGCATGACGACGAGGTAGAGCCGGAGCTGATGCACGAACAAGCCGGCGGCGGCTGGCTGGTCAGCGCGCTGACGCCGATCGCCGACTTCAACGAACAAAGTGGCTCCAGCTTCTCCGACGAGGAGTTCGACACGGTGGGTGGCATGGCCACCTCCGAGTTCGGTCATTTGCCGGAGGTCGGCGAGGAAATCGCCATTGGCGACTACCTGTTCCACGTCACCGAGGCCGACGATCGTCGCGTCCAGGAATTCCGCGTGAGCCGTCTGGCGGCGGAATAG
- a CDS encoding DUF4105 domain-containing protein has translation MRLIARLCCVLTLFLGWASIAHASVSNAPGANLEVSLITYGPGETYWERFGHDAIQVRDTVSGESVDFNYGVFDFDERGFLLNFARGRMHYLMDAGYSESDQRYYRESGRSITRQVLNLTPDQTAALRDFLLWNLKPENARYDYDYYADNCTTRVRDALDKALGGVLKAQMQARAGGMTYRQQTARLMSAQPWLMLVLDLGLGPYADRPLTAWEESFLPMVLQREVAHVMVADGHGGQRALAGEGEILSPNRLDVPPEQAPDLRPTLALAGLILALLILGCARFWPLGYALLGTVYLVAAGVVGLLLIILWTLTTHHSAWANANLLMFSPLAFVLIPSVWRARRGVAASRRIDAVIAMQLIALLVALGLHLLPGVVQENQPWLLFGLPVWLALAWSLRRGLRRVG, from the coding sequence ATGCGCCTGATTGCCCGACTGTGCTGCGTCCTCACCCTTTTCCTGGGATGGGCGTCCATCGCACATGCAAGCGTGTCGAACGCACCCGGCGCCAATCTCGAAGTGTCGCTGATCACCTACGGACCCGGCGAAACCTATTGGGAACGCTTCGGCCACGATGCGATCCAGGTGCGCGACACCGTCAGCGGTGAATCCGTCGACTTCAACTACGGCGTCTTCGATTTCGACGAACGCGGCTTCCTGCTCAACTTTGCCCGCGGCCGCATGCATTACCTGATGGATGCCGGTTACAGCGAATCCGACCAGCGCTACTACCGTGAATCCGGCCGCTCGATCACCCGTCAGGTGCTCAACCTGACGCCCGATCAAACGGCCGCGCTGCGGGATTTCCTTTTGTGGAACCTCAAGCCCGAGAACGCGCGCTACGACTACGACTACTACGCCGACAACTGCACCACGCGCGTGCGCGATGCGCTCGACAAGGCCCTGGGTGGCGTACTGAAGGCACAGATGCAGGCGCGTGCCGGCGGCATGACATACCGCCAGCAAACCGCCCGCCTGATGAGCGCGCAGCCCTGGCTGATGCTGGTCCTGGATCTGGGCCTCGGCCCCTATGCCGATCGCCCGCTCACTGCCTGGGAGGAAAGCTTCCTGCCGATGGTGCTGCAGCGTGAAGTCGCCCATGTCATGGTGGCTGACGGCCATGGCGGCCAGCGTGCCCTCGCAGGTGAAGGCGAGATCCTTTCGCCCAATCGCCTCGACGTGCCGCCGGAGCAAGCGCCCGACCTGCGACCGACCCTCGCCCTTGCCGGCCTGATCCTTGCGCTGCTTATCCTTGGATGCGCCCGCTTCTGGCCGCTCGGCTACGCGCTGCTCGGTACGGTCTATCTGGTTGCCGCAGGTGTCGTCGGATTGCTGCTGATCATCCTGTGGACGCTCACCACGCACCATTCCGCCTGGGCCAACGCCAACCTGCTGATGTTCAGCCCGCTGGCCTTCGTGCTGATCCCCTCCGTCTGGCGCGCGCGCCGCGGCGTGGCCGCCAGCCGCCGCATCGATGCCGTCATCGCGATGCAGTTGATCGCGCTTTTGGTTGCGCTCGGCCTCCATTTGTTGCCGGGTGTGGTGCAAGAGAACCAGCCGTGGCTGCTGTTCGGGCTTCCGGTCTGGCTGGCGCTCGCCTGGAGCCTGCGCCGAGGCTTGCGGCGCGTCGGCTGA
- a CDS encoding magnesium and cobalt transport protein CorA gives MAPTTITTAAPDSKSGVINCVAYNMRDGKRIGDITLDAISDVLKEPDTFVWVGLHEPDEPLLLKMQEEFDLHDLAIEDAQHAHQRTKIETYGDSLFVVVQTAQLVNGHIAFGETHIFLGPRYLVTVRHGASLSYAPARRACENTPELLALGPSYGLYGVLDFIVDNLLPIVREFREELQELEKDIFADTFRRATVRRLYDMQRDLMTLRLAVAPLQDIISQLVRMHPHLIQDELRAYFRDVYDHVFRVNESISAMREMLAAAINVNLSLVTFNQNEVMKKLAGWAAMLAAPTLITSWYGMNFTHMPELSQPWAYPAIMITVVCLVGGIYVGLRRAKWF, from the coding sequence ATGGCTCCGACGACAATCACCACCGCCGCACCCGACAGTAAGTCGGGCGTCATCAACTGCGTCGCCTACAACATGCGCGACGGCAAGCGTATCGGCGACATTACGCTTGATGCGATCAGCGATGTCCTGAAGGAGCCAGATACGTTTGTCTGGGTCGGACTGCATGAACCGGATGAGCCCTTGCTGCTGAAGATGCAGGAGGAGTTCGACCTGCATGATCTTGCGATCGAGGATGCCCAGCACGCCCATCAGCGCACCAAGATCGAGACGTACGGCGACTCATTGTTCGTCGTGGTGCAGACGGCGCAGCTGGTCAACGGCCACATCGCGTTTGGCGAAACGCATATCTTCCTCGGGCCGCGCTATCTGGTAACCGTGCGCCACGGAGCCTCGCTCTCTTACGCGCCAGCCCGCCGCGCCTGTGAAAACACCCCGGAGCTGCTCGCACTCGGCCCGAGCTATGGCCTCTATGGCGTGCTCGACTTCATCGTCGACAACTTGCTGCCGATCGTGCGCGAGTTCCGGGAAGAATTGCAGGAGCTCGAAAAAGACATCTTCGCGGACACCTTCCGTCGCGCCACGGTCCGTCGCCTGTACGACATGCAGCGTGACTTGATGACCTTGCGGCTGGCCGTGGCGCCACTGCAGGACATCATCAGCCAGCTCGTGCGCATGCACCCGCACCTGATCCAGGACGAGTTGCGGGCGTATTTCCGCGACGTGTACGACCACGTCTTCCGCGTCAATGAATCCATCAGCGCGATGCGCGAAATGCTTGCCGCGGCGATCAACGTCAACCTCTCGCTGGTGACCTTCAACCAGAACGAAGTGATGAAGAAGCTCGCCGGCTGGGCCGCCATGCTCGCTGCGCCGACGCTCATCACCAGCTGGTACGGCATGAACTTCACCCACATGCCCGAACTGAGCCAGCCGTGGGCCTATCCGGCGATCATGATCACCGTGGTCTGTCTGGTGGGCGGAATCTATGTGGGCTTGAGGCGGGCGAAGTGGTTTTAG